A single region of the Neodiprion pinetum isolate iyNeoPine1 chromosome 5, iyNeoPine1.2, whole genome shotgun sequence genome encodes:
- the Pmm2 gene encoding uncharacterized protein Pmm2, translating into MANKKIICLFDVDGTLTTPRQVVKPDMEKFLLQTVRKEFDIALVGGSDLVKILEQMGGSDVVNNFKYVFAENGLIAYRDGRQIATETILDALGEDQLQELLNFCLRYIADLKIPVKRGTFIEFRSGLINVSPIGRNCSRDERNAFNEYDKENLIRPKFVQALKKEFAHLPLTFSIGGQISIDIFPNGWDKTYCLKYIEGYEEIHFFGDKTEAGGNDHEIYESDLTIGHRVTSPEDTIRQVKMLMALVKEKQSKGQLPVPMQCL; encoded by the exons ATGGCTAATAAAAAGATCATCTGTTTGTTCGACGTTGATGGAACACTGACTACTCCGCGTCAG GTTGTTAAACCAGATATGGAAAAGTTTTTGCTGCAAACAGTGAGAAAAGAATTTGATATTGCCCTTGTTGGTGGTTCTGATTTGGTGAAGATTTTAGAGCAGATGGGAGGAAGCGACgttgtgaataatttcaaatatgtGTTTGCTGAGAATGGGCTGATTGCCTACCGTGATGGAAGGCAGATCGCTACCGAG ACAATCTTAGATGCGCTTGGAGAAGATCAGTTACAGGAGTTATTAAATTTCTGTCTACGATATATTGCAGACCTCAAAATACCAGTCAAACGTGGTACTTTCATAGAGTTTCGGTCTGGCTTGATAAATGTCTCGCCTATAGGGCGGAACTGCAGCAGAGATGAGCGCAACGCGTTCAATGAATatgacaaagaaaatctaattcgACCAAAATTTGTTCAGGCCTTAAAAAAAGAGTTTGCTCACCTGCCACTCACCTTTAGTATAG gTGGCCAGATATCTATagatatttttccaaatgggTGGGATAAGACTTACTGTTTGAAGTACATTGAGGGATATGAGGAGATTCATTTCTTCGGTGACAAAACTGAAGCGGGTGGCAACGACCATGAAATTTATGAGAGTGATCTTACAATTGGTCATCGAGTCACTAGTCCTGAGGATACCATCAGGCAGGTCAAGATGTTGATGGCTCTTGTGAAGGAAAAACAGTCCAAGGGTCAGCTTCCTGTTCCAATGCAATGTCTTTAA
- the LOC124220278 gene encoding methylglutaconyl-CoA hydratase, mitochondrial — protein sequence MVALVSTLKAAPSFYNFAVIAVRKLSTKMQLNPKEDSREILIKYLDGKDTGIAVLGLNRPENRNAFGKNLVTQFYDSLATIREDSNVRTVIIRSMVPKVFCAGADLRERAQMQPQEVTDFVTSLRKLMNTVESLPTPVISAIDGVALGGGLELALACDIRTAANEAKMGLVETKLAIIPGAGGTQRLPRIVGPAVAKELIFTGKILDGEEAHQIGIVNHVVPQNMDGDAAYQAALSIAREILPNGPIGVRLAKVAISQGVEVPLEDGFEIEKKCYTQLLETEDRLEGLAAFKAKRVPVYKGI from the exons ATGGTCGCGTTGGTATCGACACTGAAAGCTGCGCCGTCGTTCTACAATTTTGCCGTAATTGCGGTGCGAAAATTGTCAACAAAAATGCAGTTGAATCCGAAGGAGGACTCAAGGGAAATATTGATCAAGTACCTCGATGGCAAAGACACCGGTATTGCTGTCCTTGGATTAAATCGTCCAGAGAACAGGAATGCGTTTGGAAAGAATCTAGTCACCCAATTCTACGATTCGTTGGCTACTATTAGAGAGGACAGCAACGTCAGGACGGTGATAATACGGAGCATGGTACCGAAGGTGTTTTGCGCTGGTGCAGACCTAAGGGAAAGAGCTCAGATGCAACCCCAAGAGGTGACGGACTTTGTGACTTCGCTGCGTAAGCTCATGAATACCGTCGAGTCCCTGCCGACTCCTGTGATATCTGCAATCGATGGCGTTGCCCTTGGCGGAGGCCTGGAGCTGGCGTTAGCATGTGATATTAGAACAGCAGCTAACGAGGCAAAAATGGGTCTCGTAGAGACAAAATTGGCCATTATTCCTGGTGCTGGGGGAACACAGAGACTCCCTAGGATAGTCGGCCCTGCCGTAGCAAAGGAGCTCATTTTCACTGGGAAAATTCTTGACGGAGAAGAGGCACATCAGATTGGGATTGTGAACCATGTCGTACCCCAGAATATGGATGGAGATGCTGCTTATCAGGCTGCTCTTTCTATCGCCAGGGAAATTCTGCCTAACGGACCAATCGGCGTTAG GTTAGCCAAAGTAGCAATAAGTCAAGGTGTTGAAGTTCCACTGGAAGACGGATTCGAGATAGAGAAGAAGTGCTACACGCAGCTTTTGGAAACGGAAGATCGTTTAGAAGGGCTTGCTGCATTTAAGGCGAAGCGTGTTCCAGTCTACAAAGGCATCTGA
- the LOC124220275 gene encoding uncharacterized protein isoform X1, which produces MKLALMLAVLCCFALGVLASPLPVSSASDSAEVKVEASSRQATAAAPAAAAPSDDEDDDDDDDDDGLDLGLDDDDDDEDDDDDDDDDDDDDDDEDGADYVERFIEDILGGDDDDDDDDDETSPAAQPAVAAQPQASPAVNQVPQITQPQIPPNVEADLNAAVAEAALNEQENGEYEEDTPEEQAASTIVEANEEGAQPAVLAGESLQSAAVPSVAVVEQAPGEGDNDDDDEDDDDDEDVDLGLPGADNDDDEDDDDDDEDEDEDDDEDDELTDLTEARRSRAMSPTPNKHVPAIYIAKYNRFVDNILGRINKILRTNYNPVTVKLTNPNASVKANKKKTKGKGKGKGKKGSKNSGQKSGVKFTEKSASATMVNADFNENNTSAANNNDLMDSSSQVKIEDSRDTAEVEATTLNNIALSTTSKSPESSRATTNSNKKKNKRKSSTKKNNKTKANNSRAKARATLYGLASLQRIGDVSVNMMTDHTTVKTKFSLGPLTLRVEREVGKSGKKELRSATATTAEMSGKLNLRVLHGGAATLHSIRVLQPKQVRIESADDHDRTREFVWKRSSHIAHVVSQKLSSATKSMLRPPPIAAQAA; this is translated from the exons ATGAAGTTAGCATTAATGCTAGCAGTCTTATGCTGCTTCGCGTTAGGCGTCCTAGCCTCGCCGCTTCCGGTATCATCCGCTAGTGATTCGGCCGAGGTAAAAGTCGAGGCTTCTTCCCGACAAGCAACGGCAGCTGCACCTGCTGCAGCAGCCCCATCAGATGACGAagacgatgatgacgacgatgacgacgatggtCTAGATCTCGgcctcgacgacgacgatgacgatgaggatgacgacgatgacgacgacgacgatgacgacgacgatgacgatgaagaCGGCGCGGACTACGTCGAACGTTTCATCGAAGACATTCTCGGAG gcgacgacgacgacgacgacgacgacgacgagacgaGTCCCGCGGCTCAACCAGCCGTTGCAGCCCAGCCGCAAGCCTCTCCGGCGGTAAATCAAGTGCCTCAAATAACGCAGCCCCAAATCCCGCCGAATGTTGAGGCCGATTTGAACGCGGCTGTGGCCGAAGCAGCGCTGAACGAACAGGAGAACGGAGAGTACGAGGAGGACACGCCAGAAGAGCAGGCGGCGAGCACGATCGTCGAGGCGAACGAAGAAGGTGCACAACCGGCGGTATTAGCCGGGGAAAGTCTGCAGTCTGCGGCCGTGCCCTCAGTTGCAGTCGTTGAACAGGCCCCGGGGGAGGGGGacaacgacgatgacgacgaggacgacgacgacgacgaagacgtTGACCTCGGGTTACCCGGGGcagacaacgacgacgacgaagacgacgacgacgatgacgaagacgaagacgaagacgatGACGAAGACGACGAATTAACCGATCTCACCGAGGCCAGGAGATCAC GCGCGATGTCACCGACGCCAAATAAGCATGTGCCGGCTATTTACATAGCAAAGTATAACCGTTTTGTCGACAATATATTGGGGCGaataaacaaaattcttcGGACAAACTACAACCCCGTTACCGTCAAACTGACGAATCCTAACGCGAGCGTTAAAGCGAACAAGAAAAAGACGAAGGGAAAAGGCAAAGGTAAAGGAAAGAAAGGGAGCAAAAACTCGGGCCAAAAGAGCGGTGTAAAATTCACCGAAAAGAGCGCATCTGCGACAATGGTCAATGCAGATTTCAATGAGAATAACACGAGTGCAGCCAACAACAATGACTTGATGGATTCAAGTTCGCAGGTCAAG ATCGAAGATAGCAGGGATACCGCCGAGGTTGAAGCTACCACATTGAACAATATTGCGCTCAGTACTACATCGAAAAGTCCGGAGTCCAGTCGGGCAACCACTAATtcgaataagaagaagaataagcgCAAGTCTTCGACCAAAAAGAACAACAAG aCAAAAGCAAACAACAGCAGAGCAAAAGCGAGGGCAACTTTGTACGGTTTAGCATCGCTGCAGCGAATCGGCGACGTGTCTGTGAACATGATGACTGACCACACGACGgtaaaaacgaaattttcccTGGGTCCTCTAACCCTGAGAGTAGAAAGGGAAGTTGGAAAGTCTGGTAAAAAAGAGTTGAGAAGCGCAACTGCGACGACAGCTGAAATGTCGGGAAAGTTGAACCTCCGAGTTCTTCACGGCGGAGCAGCTACACTGCATTCGATTCGTGTTCTGCAGCCAAAACAG GTTCGCATTGAGAGCGCCGATGACCATGACCGCACCCGTGAATTTGTGTGGAAGAGATCTTCGCACATTGCTCACGTTGTGTCGCAAAAATTATCTTCCGCTACGAAATCTATGCTACGTCCACCACCAATTGCCGCGCAAGCTGCTTAA
- the LOC124220275 gene encoding myb-like protein O isoform X2 → MKLALMLAVLCCFALGVLASPLPVSSASDSAEVKVEASSRQATAAAPAAAAPSDDEDDDDDDDDDGLDLGLDDDDDDEDDDDDDDDDDDDDDDEDGADYVERFIEDILGGDDDDDDDDDETSPAAQPAVAAQPQASPAVNQVPQITQPQIPPNVEADLNAAVAEAALNEQENGEYEEDTPEEQAASTIVEANEEGAMSPTPNKHVPAIYIAKYNRFVDNILGRINKILRTNYNPVTVKLTNPNASVKANKKKTKGKGKGKGKKGSKNSGQKSGVKFTEKSASATMVNADFNENNTSAANNNDLMDSSSQVKIEDSRDTAEVEATTLNNIALSTTSKSPESSRATTNSNKKKNKRKSSTKKNNKTKANNSRAKARATLYGLASLQRIGDVSVNMMTDHTTVKTKFSLGPLTLRVEREVGKSGKKELRSATATTAEMSGKLNLRVLHGGAATLHSIRVLQPKQVRIESADDHDRTREFVWKRSSHIAHVVSQKLSSATKSMLRPPPIAAQAA, encoded by the exons ATGAAGTTAGCATTAATGCTAGCAGTCTTATGCTGCTTCGCGTTAGGCGTCCTAGCCTCGCCGCTTCCGGTATCATCCGCTAGTGATTCGGCCGAGGTAAAAGTCGAGGCTTCTTCCCGACAAGCAACGGCAGCTGCACCTGCTGCAGCAGCCCCATCAGATGACGAagacgatgatgacgacgatgacgacgatggtCTAGATCTCGgcctcgacgacgacgatgacgatgaggatgacgacgatgacgacgacgacgatgacgacgacgatgacgatgaagaCGGCGCGGACTACGTCGAACGTTTCATCGAAGACATTCTCGGAG gcgacgacgacgacgacgacgacgacgacgagacgaGTCCCGCGGCTCAACCAGCCGTTGCAGCCCAGCCGCAAGCCTCTCCGGCGGTAAATCAAGTGCCTCAAATAACGCAGCCCCAAATCCCGCCGAATGTTGAGGCCGATTTGAACGCGGCTGTGGCCGAAGCAGCGCTGAACGAACAGGAGAACGGAGAGTACGAGGAGGACACGCCAGAAGAGCAGGCGGCGAGCACGATCGTCGAGGCGAACGAAGAAG GCGCGATGTCACCGACGCCAAATAAGCATGTGCCGGCTATTTACATAGCAAAGTATAACCGTTTTGTCGACAATATATTGGGGCGaataaacaaaattcttcGGACAAACTACAACCCCGTTACCGTCAAACTGACGAATCCTAACGCGAGCGTTAAAGCGAACAAGAAAAAGACGAAGGGAAAAGGCAAAGGTAAAGGAAAGAAAGGGAGCAAAAACTCGGGCCAAAAGAGCGGTGTAAAATTCACCGAAAAGAGCGCATCTGCGACAATGGTCAATGCAGATTTCAATGAGAATAACACGAGTGCAGCCAACAACAATGACTTGATGGATTCAAGTTCGCAGGTCAAG ATCGAAGATAGCAGGGATACCGCCGAGGTTGAAGCTACCACATTGAACAATATTGCGCTCAGTACTACATCGAAAAGTCCGGAGTCCAGTCGGGCAACCACTAATtcgaataagaagaagaataagcgCAAGTCTTCGACCAAAAAGAACAACAAG aCAAAAGCAAACAACAGCAGAGCAAAAGCGAGGGCAACTTTGTACGGTTTAGCATCGCTGCAGCGAATCGGCGACGTGTCTGTGAACATGATGACTGACCACACGACGgtaaaaacgaaattttcccTGGGTCCTCTAACCCTGAGAGTAGAAAGGGAAGTTGGAAAGTCTGGTAAAAAAGAGTTGAGAAGCGCAACTGCGACGACAGCTGAAATGTCGGGAAAGTTGAACCTCCGAGTTCTTCACGGCGGAGCAGCTACACTGCATTCGATTCGTGTTCTGCAGCCAAAACAG GTTCGCATTGAGAGCGCCGATGACCATGACCGCACCCGTGAATTTGTGTGGAAGAGATCTTCGCACATTGCTCACGTTGTGTCGCAAAAATTATCTTCCGCTACGAAATCTATGCTACGTCCACCACCAATTGCCGCGCAAGCTGCTTAA